One window of the Cuculus canorus isolate bCucCan1 chromosome 13, bCucCan1.pri, whole genome shotgun sequence genome contains the following:
- the HSBP1 gene encoding heat shock factor-binding protein 1, with translation MAETDPKSVQDLTAVVQTLLQQMQDKFQTMSDQIIGRIDDMSCRIDDLEKNIADLMTQAGVEELEGENKTPAANKS, from the exons ATGGCCGAGACCGACCCGAAGAGCGTGCAGGACCTCACGGCCGTG GTGCAGACATTGCTTCAGCAAATGCAGGACAAATTTCAGACCATGTCTGACCAAATCATTGGAAgaa TTGATGACATGAGCTGTCGCATAGATGACCTGGAGAAGAACATAGCAGATCTCATGACGCAAGCAGGAGTGGAAGAATTGGAAGGCGAGAACAAGACCCCTGCTGCTAACAAGAGTTAA